DNA from Methanomicrobia archaeon:
GTGTGGAACTCGCGCCGCTGCAGCCGCTGGCACTAGCACTCCTACACGGATGCCCGTTTGTTGCCCGGGGATACGCACGAGAGATCGACCATTTGAGCGACCTATTCGTTGAGGCGCTTCGCTTTAAAGGGTTCTCGTATGTGGATGTGATTCAGCCCTGCATTACCTGGGGGACGCATCCGATCAGCTGGTATGAGGAACGGATCTATAAATTACCCCCTGAGTACAATCCCCACAATAAGGAAGAAGCGCTGAAAAGAGCAGCCGAAGGGCGCGATAGAATTCCTATTGGTATACTTTATCGAGATGAAAAACCGCAGAAACTCTTCGGCGATTATTTCAGAGCGGAGATCTTTGACGGTAAGTTAACTGAGCTCGGATTCCCCCAACAGCAGACAATTGCTGAGCTGATCGACCGGTTCAGAACGTATAAGGTGGAGCAAAGCAAAGGAAGGAAGGAGGTGATCGTATGAAGGAGTATGATGTGATCGTGGTCGGGTCCGGTGCGGGAATGCTCATTGTAGAGAGCGCTTTGTTGCAGGGTCTCACGGTCGCGTTGGTGGATAAAGGACCGCTGGGCGGCACGTGTCTGAACGTGGGCTGCATACCCTCGAAGATGCTGATCTATCCGGCAGATAGAATAGTGGAGATCCAGGAAGCCGCAAAGTTAGGGATCAATGCGGCAATTAGCTCGATTGATTGCGATGCGATCCTGGAGCGCATGAGGCGGACGGTACAGGAAGGCCAGGACCAGATGAGGGCTGGAATAAAGCGGACACGCAATTTGGATTTCTACGAGGCGGAAGGGCATTTTACCGACGATTACACTATGGAGGTCGCAGGAGAACAGCTAAAAGGGCGGAAGATTTATATCGTGTCCGGCGCGAGGCCGTCAATCCCACCGGTCAAGGGCCTCGACACCATTGACTATTTGACCAACGAAACGGTTCTGGGTCTTAAGAAGGCTCCAAAGAGCCTGATCATAATCGGCGGCGGCTACATCGCCGCGGAATACGGCCATTTCTTCGCCGCTATGG
Protein-coding regions in this window:
- a CDS encoding 2-oxoacid ferredoxin oxidoreductase (catalyzes the coenzyme A-dependent decarboxylation of 2-oxoacids, such as pyruvate and 2-oxoglutarate) — encoded protein: MVEVEDYRSDAENQWCPGCPNFGILTALKRALVTLAKEPEELCLVSGIGQAAKLPHYLKCNFFNGLHGRALPVATAINIVNPELTTVVVTGDGDCYGEGGNHFLHTFRRNPNITLIVHNNQIYGLTKGQASPTTDSGDKTRLQFEGVELAPLQPLALALLHGCPFVARGYAREIDHLSDLFVEALRFKGFSYVDVIQPCITWGTHPISWYEERIYKLPPEYNPHNKEEALKRAAEGRDRIPIGILYRDEKPQKLFGDYFRAEIFDGKLTELGFPQQQTIAELIDRFRTYKVEQSKGRKEVIV